A window from uncultured Flavobacterium sp. encodes these proteins:
- a CDS encoding dCMP deaminase family protein: MKEKKLNKYDKAYLRIATEWGALSYCKRKQVGAIIVKDRMIISDGYNGTPSGFENCCEDEDGLTRWDVLHAEANAILKVARSTQSCEGATLYITLSPCKECSKLIHQSGIKRVVYHNGYRDDSGIQFLLKAGIEVEHIPVLEE, encoded by the coding sequence ATGAAAGAAAAAAAATTAAATAAATACGATAAAGCTTATTTAAGAATTGCGACAGAATGGGGAGCACTTTCCTATTGTAAACGAAAACAAGTAGGAGCAATTATCGTAAAAGACCGAATGATTATTTCTGATGGATATAACGGTACGCCATCCGGATTTGAAAATTGCTGCGAAGACGAAGACGGATTAACACGTTGGGATGTTTTGCATGCTGAAGCAAATGCGATTTTAAAGGTTGCCAGATCAACTCAGTCTTGCGAAGGAGCAACATTGTATATCACATTGTCGCCTTGTAAAGAATGCAGTAAACTGATTCATCAATCGGGAATAAAAAGAGTGGTTTATCATAACGGATATCGCGATGATTCAGGTATTCAGTTTTTATTAAAAGCGGGCATTGAGGTCGAACATATTCCTGTTTTAGAAGAATAA
- a CDS encoding S41 family peptidase, with protein sequence MKFNLKYLPIVIGAAFALGTILGSRINAPVDDQLLAKNYSKTKLNKLIDFINNEYVDSINTDSIVNLTVDNILSKLDPHSVYIPPTEQAEVAESMKGDFVGIGINFYMYKDSVAIIKPIENGPSAKAGIKSGDRILFAGKTKLFGRSLPSDSLFSKLKGKEGSEIELTVFRKSEQKKLKFKVKRDVIPIKSVDASIMIGSNTGYIKINRFAETTFDEFKTGLTRLKQNGIESLVIDLRDNGGGYMEEAIAIADEFLKEKQLIVFTKNKNGTTEKTYATKAGSFETGKVYVLINENSASASEILAGALQDNDRGTIVGRRSFGKGLVQREMDFNDGSAVRLTVARYYTPTGRSIQKPYKKGNEEYFKESESRVKSGELYAKDSIKVTDSLKFKTPKGKIVYGGGGIVPDVFVPIEAEHGNENVAYLLQTGIVGHFVFEELDKNRNAFSGLHFNEFLTKMKSSDVYFKKFKAYVLLTGLDLKLDKTKALVNRYITAEFARQLYGELYYYDVILKEDAMIKAVLNQKK encoded by the coding sequence ATGAAATTTAATCTAAAATATTTGCCAATAGTTATCGGAGCGGCTTTTGCTCTCGGAACAATACTCGGAAGCAGGATCAATGCTCCCGTTGATGATCAGTTATTGGCTAAAAATTACTCTAAAACCAAGCTGAATAAATTGATTGATTTTATCAATAATGAATATGTTGATAGCATCAATACTGATTCTATTGTGAACTTAACAGTAGATAATATTTTATCAAAATTAGATCCGCATTCTGTTTATATTCCGCCCACAGAACAAGCTGAAGTGGCAGAAAGTATGAAAGGTGATTTTGTAGGTATCGGGATCAATTTTTATATGTATAAAGATTCTGTTGCGATTATAAAACCTATCGAAAACGGACCTTCTGCGAAAGCGGGAATAAAGTCAGGAGACCGAATTTTATTTGCAGGAAAAACAAAATTATTTGGAAGAAGTTTACCATCTGATAGTTTGTTTTCGAAATTGAAAGGAAAAGAGGGAAGCGAAATTGAATTGACGGTTTTTAGAAAATCAGAACAAAAGAAGCTTAAGTTTAAAGTTAAAAGAGATGTTATTCCGATAAAAAGTGTTGATGCGTCTATAATGATCGGAAGCAATACAGGTTACATTAAAATCAATCGTTTTGCCGAAACTACTTTTGACGAGTTCAAAACTGGTTTGACCAGACTGAAACAAAACGGAATCGAATCCTTAGTAATTGATCTTCGTGACAATGGAGGTGGGTATATGGAAGAAGCTATTGCTATTGCTGATGAGTTTTTGAAAGAGAAACAGCTAATTGTTTTTACCAAAAATAAAAACGGTACAACTGAAAAAACATATGCTACAAAAGCCGGTAGTTTTGAAACCGGAAAAGTATATGTTTTAATAAATGAAAATAGTGCATCTGCCAGTGAAATTTTGGCCGGAGCACTTCAGGATAATGACCGTGGAACTATAGTGGGTCGCCGTTCTTTTGGAAAAGGATTGGTGCAGCGCGAAATGGATTTTAACGATGGATCTGCAGTAAGACTGACTGTGGCGCGATATTATACGCCAACCGGAAGATCGATTCAAAAACCATATAAAAAAGGCAACGAAGAATATTTTAAAGAGTCAGAATCTCGTGTAAAATCAGGCGAACTTTATGCAAAAGACAGTATAAAAGTGACTGATTCGTTAAAATTTAAAACTCCAAAAGGTAAAATTGTTTACGGTGGCGGCGGAATTGTTCCAGATGTTTTCGTGCCAATTGAAGCAGAACACGGAAATGAAAATGTTGCTTATTTACTTCAAACCGGAATCGTAGGTCATTTTGTTTTTGAAGAATTAGATAAAAACCGAAATGCTTTTTCGGGGCTTCATTTTAATGAGTTTTTGACTAAAATGAAAAGCTCTGATGTCTATTTCAAAAAGTTCAAGGCTTATGTTTTATTGACAGGTTTAGACTTGAAATTAGATAAAACCAAGGCATTGGTAAACCGTTATATCACTGCTGAATTTGCCAGACAATTATATGGCGAATTGTATTATTATGATGTGATTTTGAAGGAAGATGCAATGATTAAAGCAGTTTTGAATCAGAAAAAGTAA
- a CDS encoding nuclear transport factor 2 family protein → MKTEAVVNAEIELLTAIKYADVSALEQILHDDLLFNLPDGQIITKEFDLNSYRSGKMKIEGLEASDQIINVIGDSAVVSVVVSLKGTYDNNPLAGAFRYIRVWKQFGESLKVIAGSCVELK, encoded by the coding sequence ATGAAAACAGAAGCCGTTGTGAATGCTGAGATTGAACTTTTGACAGCAATTAAATATGCTGATGTTTCTGCTTTAGAGCAAATACTTCATGATGATTTACTCTTTAATTTACCAGACGGTCAAATCATTACCAAAGAGTTTGATCTGAATTCATATCGTTCCGGGAAAATGAAAATTGAAGGATTAGAAGCTTCTGATCAAATTATTAATGTTATTGGTGATTCGGCTGTTGTTAGTGTCGTGGTTTCGTTAAAAGGAACCTATGATAATAATCCTTTGGCTGGTGCTTTTCGTTATATCAGAGTTTGGAAACAATTCGGCGAAAGCCTAAAGGTAATTGCTGGAAGCTGTGTTGAATTGAAATAG
- a CDS encoding FAD-dependent oxidoreductase: MFDVLLIGGGVSSMSCALVLGSAKNKAFATDKKIGVFTHQKNSSLQEAIFYNAYGITPGKLGSELLTESIEHLAENYPHIAQIPNEKVVKVEGSYPEFTVTTNKDSYKTKNIVVGIGSANTFDIEGLMHYIEPHKKALPEKQRVQLKNDDHKVADGIYVIGTLAGWRSQLAIAAGSGAAVATDILTLWNNGVQTHAHDSIR, encoded by the coding sequence ATGTTTGACGTTTTACTTATTGGCGGTGGTGTTTCGAGTATGTCTTGTGCTCTGGTTTTAGGATCTGCCAAAAACAAAGCTTTTGCAACCGATAAAAAAATCGGTGTTTTTACACATCAAAAGAATTCTTCTTTACAAGAAGCAATTTTCTACAACGCTTATGGCATAACGCCAGGCAAATTAGGTTCAGAGTTACTCACTGAAAGTATCGAACATTTAGCCGAAAATTATCCGCACATTGCACAAATACCAAACGAAAAAGTTGTTAAAGTCGAAGGATCTTATCCTGAATTTACCGTAACTACCAACAAAGATTCTTATAAAACAAAAAACATCGTTGTCGGGATTGGTTCTGCCAACACTTTTGACATCGAAGGTTTAATGCACTATATTGAACCACATAAAAAAGCGCTTCCTGAAAAACAACGTGTTCAGCTTAAAAATGACGACCATAAAGTAGCCGACGGTATTTATGTGATTGGAACTTTAGCCGGCTGGAGAAGTCAACTAGCCATTGCTGCCGGAAGTGGCGCTGCTGTTGCTACAGATATTCTAACTTTATGGAATAATGGCGTACAAACTCACGCGCACGACAGTATTAGATAA
- a CDS encoding MarC family protein yields the protein MLEIDFKEIITVGMVLFAVIDIVGSIPIIVNLRAKVGHIESEKASIVAGAIMIVFLFVGEGLLNLIGIDVHSFAVAGSFVLFFLALEMILGIRIYRDEEPGSASIVPLAFPLIAGAGTMTTLLSLRSQFHTINIIIAILLNIILVYIVLKSSKKIETLLGENGLGVVRKTFGVILLAIAVKLFAANVKGLFV from the coding sequence ATGCTAGAAATTGATTTTAAGGAAATTATCACCGTAGGAATGGTTCTTTTTGCCGTAATTGACATTGTAGGGTCTATCCCGATTATTGTGAATTTAAGAGCAAAAGTTGGACACATCGAATCTGAAAAAGCTTCGATCGTTGCCGGCGCTATAATGATTGTTTTTCTTTTTGTTGGAGAAGGTCTGTTAAATCTTATTGGTATCGATGTTCATTCGTTTGCCGTCGCAGGATCTTTTGTGTTATTCTTTTTGGCTTTAGAAATGATTTTAGGAATCAGAATCTATCGTGACGAAGAACCGGGATCTGCTTCTATTGTTCCTTTAGCTTTTCCGTTGATTGCCGGAGCGGGAACCATGACCACTTTATTATCACTTCGATCTCAGTTTCATACCATTAATATTATTATCGCAATTTTATTGAATATCATTCTGGTTTATATAGTTTTGAAATCTTCTAAAAAGATCGAAACTCTATTAGGAGAAAACGGACTTGGCGTGGTTCGCAAGACATTTGGAGTAATACTTTTAGCCATTGCTGTTAAATTATTTGCTGCTAATGTTAAAGGTTTGTTCGTCTAA
- a CDS encoding DUF3109 family protein translates to MFQLGKTIISEDILEKEFVCNLSACKGACCVDGDAGAPLNEAETKILEEIYPKVKPFLRKEGIAAIEAQGTWVKGTDGDLETPLIDNKDCAYVIFDGKTALCGIEQAYNQGIVDWKKPVSCHLYPIRVKDFTEFAAVNYDKWDICDDACSLGKELEVPVYKFVKEALIRRFGQDWYLELEKVAEELKKS, encoded by the coding sequence ATGTTTCAATTAGGTAAAACCATTATTTCAGAGGATATTCTTGAAAAAGAATTTGTGTGCAATTTATCAGCTTGTAAAGGAGCTTGCTGTGTTGATGGAGATGCTGGTGCACCTTTGAATGAAGCAGAAACTAAAATTCTGGAAGAAATTTACCCTAAAGTAAAACCTTTTTTACGTAAAGAAGGAATCGCTGCGATTGAAGCGCAAGGAACCTGGGTAAAAGGAACCGATGGCGATCTTGAAACGCCACTAATCGATAATAAAGATTGTGCTTATGTTATTTTTGACGGCAAAACCGCACTTTGCGGAATCGAGCAAGCTTATAACCAAGGAATCGTAGATTGGAAAAAACCGGTTTCTTGTCATTTATATCCAATCCGCGTGAAAGACTTTACAGAATTTGCTGCGGTCAATTACGATAAATGGGATATTTGCGATGATGCTTGTTCTTTAGGAAAAGAATTAGAAGTTCCGGTATATAAATTTGTCAAAGAAGCGCTAATTCGTCGCTTTGGTCAAGACTGGTATTTGGAGCTTGAAAAAGTAGCAGAAGAACTTAAAAAATCGTAA
- a CDS encoding ribonucleotide-diphosphate reductase subunit beta: MSQVEPILQENKNRFVIFPIKHHDIWEWYKKMEASFWTAEEIDLHQDLTDWNNKLSDDERYFIKHILAFFAASDGIVNENLAENFVNEVQYAEAKFFYGFQIMMENIHSETYSLLIDTYVKDEAEKAELFNALEVFPAIKKKADWALKWIESDSFAERLIAFAAVEGIFFSGAFCSIYWLKKRGLMPGLTFSNELISRDEGVHCDFAVHLHNHHLINKVPKDRIKEIIVDALDIEREFVTESLPVSLIGMNATLMTQYLEFVADRLLVELGCERVYGSANPFDFMDMISLQGKTNFFEKRVAEYQKSGVMNTDSDAQKISFDADF, from the coding sequence ATGTCACAAGTCGAGCCAATATTACAAGAAAACAAAAATCGTTTCGTTATTTTTCCTATTAAGCATCATGATATTTGGGAATGGTACAAAAAGATGGAGGCTAGTTTTTGGACTGCAGAAGAAATCGATTTACATCAGGATTTGACAGACTGGAATAATAAGTTAAGTGACGACGAAAGATATTTTATTAAGCATATTTTAGCATTCTTTGCAGCTTCTGACGGAATTGTAAATGAAAACCTTGCTGAGAACTTTGTAAATGAAGTTCAATATGCTGAGGCTAAGTTTTTCTATGGTTTCCAGATCATGATGGAGAATATTCATAGTGAAACGTATTCTTTATTAATTGACACTTACGTGAAAGATGAAGCAGAAAAAGCAGAATTGTTTAATGCTTTGGAGGTTTTTCCTGCAATTAAGAAAAAAGCAGACTGGGCTTTAAAATGGATCGAATCTGATTCGTTTGCAGAAAGACTTATTGCTTTTGCAGCAGTTGAAGGAATTTTCTTTTCAGGTGCTTTCTGTTCTATTTATTGGTTGAAAAAACGTGGTTTAATGCCAGGTTTAACTTTCTCTAATGAGTTGATTTCTCGTGACGAAGGTGTGCACTGTGATTTTGCAGTACACTTGCACAATCATCACTTGATCAACAAAGTCCCAAAAGACAGAATTAAAGAAATTATTGTTGACGCTTTAGATATCGAAAGAGAGTTTGTTACAGAATCTCTTCCGGTAAGTTTAATAGGTATGAATGCTACTTTAATGACGCAATATTTAGAATTTGTTGCAGATCGATTATTAGTAGAATTAGGTTGCGAACGTGTGTATGGATCAGCGAATCCGTTTGATTTCATGGACATGATCTCTCTTCAGGGAAAAACTAATTTCTTTGAAAAACGTGTTGCAGAGTATCAAAAATCAGGTGTAATGAACACAGACAGCGATGCTCAAAAAATTTCATTCGATGCAGATTTTTAG
- a CDS encoding ribonucleoside-diphosphate reductase subunit alpha, translating into MYVVKRDGHKEPVMFDKITERIKKLCYGLNELVDPVKVAMRVIEGLYDGVSTSELDNLAAETAASMTIAHPDYAQLAARVAISNLHSNTKKSFSETMKDMYHYVNPRNGQEAPLLSDEVFKVIQENSAFLDSHIIYTRDFNYDYFGFKTLERSYLLKINGKIVERPQHMLMRVSVGIHLDDLKSVIETYDLMSKKFFTHATPTLFNAGTPKPQMSSCFLLAMQDDSIDGIYDTLKQTAKISQSAGGIGLSIHNVRATGSYIRGTNGTSNGIVPMLRVFNDTARYVDQGGGKRKGSFAIYIETWHADIFEFLDLKKNTGKEEMRARDLFFAMWTSDLFMKRVQEDTTWTLMCPNECPGLYDVYGEEFEALYTDYEFRGKGRKTIRARELWEKILESQIETGTPYMLYKDAANRKSNHKNLGTIRSSNLCTEIMEYTSKDEIAVCNLASISLPMFIENGKFDHQALYNVTKRVTRNLNKVIDRNYYPVKEAENSNMRHRPVGLGVQGLADAFIMLRMPFTSDEAKALNQEIFETLYFAAVTASMEMAKEEGPYSTFQGSPMSQGEFQYNMWGMKDEELSGRWDWASLRKEVMEHGVRNSLLVAPMPTASTSQILGNNEAFEPYTSNIYTRRVLSGEFIVVNKHLLEDLVKLGLWNEELKQEIMRHNGSVQNIDIIPQDLKDLYKTVWEMSMKDIIDMSRQRGYFIDQSQSLNLFMQDANYSKLTSMHFYAWQSGLKTGMYYLRTKSAVDAIKFTLNNDKKEETAPTLVAETESISVEDYKAMLLKAQAADPEDCEMCGS; encoded by the coding sequence ATGTATGTAGTAAAAAGAGATGGCCACAAAGAGCCAGTAATGTTTGATAAGATTACGGAAAGAATCAAAAAATTGTGTTACGGCTTAAATGAGCTTGTAGATCCGGTTAAGGTAGCCATGAGAGTTATCGAAGGATTGTATGATGGGGTTTCAACTTCTGAACTAGATAATCTTGCGGCAGAAACGGCGGCTTCTATGACAATTGCGCATCCTGATTATGCACAGTTAGCAGCGCGTGTGGCAATTTCAAACCTACATTCAAATACAAAAAAATCGTTCTCAGAGACGATGAAAGATATGTATCATTACGTAAATCCAAGAAATGGTCAGGAAGCACCATTACTTTCGGATGAAGTATTTAAAGTAATTCAGGAAAACTCTGCATTCCTGGATTCTCATATTATATATACAAGAGATTTTAATTACGATTACTTTGGTTTCAAAACTTTAGAGCGTTCGTATTTGTTGAAAATAAACGGAAAAATCGTCGAAAGGCCACAACATATGTTGATGCGTGTTTCGGTTGGTATTCACTTAGATGATTTAAAATCAGTAATCGAAACGTACGATTTAATGTCTAAAAAGTTCTTTACGCATGCAACGCCAACGTTGTTTAATGCAGGAACTCCAAAACCTCAAATGTCTTCTTGTTTCCTTTTGGCAATGCAGGACGATAGTATTGATGGTATTTATGATACATTAAAACAAACAGCAAAAATCTCGCAATCAGCGGGAGGAATTGGACTTTCTATCCATAACGTTCGTGCGACAGGATCTTACATTCGTGGTACAAACGGAACTTCAAACGGAATTGTTCCAATGTTGAGAGTATTTAACGATACAGCTCGTTATGTAGATCAAGGTGGTGGAAAGCGTAAAGGAAGTTTTGCGATTTACATCGAAACTTGGCATGCTGATATCTTCGAATTCTTGGATTTAAAGAAAAATACAGGAAAAGAGGAAATGCGTGCAAGAGATTTGTTCTTCGCTATGTGGACTTCAGATTTATTCATGAAACGTGTTCAGGAAGATACAACTTGGACTTTAATGTGTCCAAACGAATGTCCTGGATTATATGATGTTTATGGAGAAGAATTCGAAGCATTATATACTGATTACGAATTTAGAGGAAAAGGTAGAAAAACCATTCGTGCACGTGAATTATGGGAGAAAATCCTTGAATCGCAAATCGAAACAGGAACGCCTTATATGTTGTACAAAGATGCAGCAAACCGTAAATCAAACCACAAGAATTTAGGAACAATTCGTTCATCAAACTTGTGTACAGAGATTATGGAGTATACTTCTAAAGATGAAATCGCGGTTTGTAATTTAGCTTCAATTTCGTTGCCAATGTTTATTGAAAACGGAAAATTTGATCATCAGGCGCTTTACAATGTTACAAAACGCGTAACTCGTAACCTGAACAAAGTAATCGACAGAAACTACTATCCAGTAAAAGAAGCTGAAAATTCAAACATGCGTCACCGTCCGGTAGGATTAGGAGTGCAAGGTTTAGCAGATGCTTTTATTATGTTACGTATGCCGTTTACTAGTGATGAAGCAAAAGCATTAAACCAAGAGATTTTCGAAACATTATATTTTGCTGCTGTAACCGCATCTATGGAAATGGCAAAAGAAGAAGGACCGTATTCAACTTTCCAAGGTTCTCCAATGTCACAAGGAGAATTCCAATATAACATGTGGGGAATGAAAGATGAAGAATTATCTGGTCGTTGGGACTGGGCTTCATTAAGAAAAGAAGTAATGGAACATGGAGTACGTAACTCATTATTAGTTGCGCCAATGCCAACTGCTTCGACTTCACAAATTTTAGGAAACAACGAAGCTTTCGAGCCATATACATCAAACATTTACACACGTCGTGTATTGTCTGGAGAATTTATCGTAGTAAACAAACATTTACTGGAAGACTTAGTAAAACTAGGTTTATGGAACGAAGAATTGAAACAAGAAATCATGCGTCATAACGGATCAGTTCAAAATATTGACATTATCCCGCAAGACCTAAAAGACTTGTATAAAACAGTTTGGGAAATGTCGATGAAAGATATTATCGATATGTCACGTCAGAGAGGTTATTTCATTGACCAATCACAATCGTTGAACTTGTTCATGCAGGACGCAAACTATTCTAAACTTACGTCAATGCACTTCTACGCTTGGCAATCAGGTTTAAAAACGGGAATGTATTACCTAAGAACAAAATCAGCAGTTGATGCGATTAAATTCACATTAAATAACGATAAAAAAGAAGAAACAGCACCAACTTTAGTTGCAGAAACTGAATCTATTAGTGTTGAGGATTATAAAGCAATGTTGCTTAAAGCTCAAGCTGCAGATCCTGAGGATTGTGAGATGTGCGGTTCTTAA
- a CDS encoding DUF1800 domain-containing protein, which produces MKKSNVWSLRLGFSGKESDKIEKLGLDKFLKHSYKSTFDKQLPAFLEDDPKTLSELKEFRESIKNADSDAKKKFLKKEIYSGLDLRKWWVDKMRNDEFPLRENMVCFWHNHFVSTSQKVKVNYWIYQHNMILREHAFGNFKELTKQMVKSNAMVKYLDNVDNKKGKYNENLSRELLELFTIGIGNYSESDIKNGARALAGLNYGDDGAVYRPFAEDNTDKTYFGKTGNWKADDLIDIIFEQKNIPYLITRKILKWFIYDNPPEDLVAYYGDYFRKKNFEIEPLLTKIFTEEYAKENLGTKIKDPLVYILQLIEELEIKDFDNGLIVLFLRQQGMDLYNQVNVKGWDGGNSWLTSQIYLQRNNTSDLLCSGRSISRKILNTMSGEGEQPKAEFEKIDIKIDFDSNGNNKTIIAELSSRLLFKVNDSMQKDMENLLKYDFDPKEEHANFAVIRLFNYITKLPEYQLI; this is translated from the coding sequence ATGAAAAAAAGCAATGTTTGGTCGTTACGATTGGGTTTTTCAGGAAAAGAATCCGATAAGATTGAGAAATTAGGATTAGATAAATTTCTAAAGCATTCCTATAAATCCACTTTTGATAAACAACTTCCTGCTTTTTTAGAAGACGATCCAAAAACACTTTCTGAGCTTAAAGAATTTCGCGAATCTATAAAAAATGCTGATTCAGATGCTAAGAAGAAGTTTCTGAAAAAGGAAATCTACTCAGGCCTTGACTTAAGAAAGTGGTGGGTAGATAAAATGAGGAACGACGAATTTCCGCTACGTGAAAATATGGTTTGTTTCTGGCACAATCATTTCGTTTCAACTTCCCAAAAAGTAAAAGTCAATTACTGGATTTATCAGCATAATATGATTTTGCGCGAACATGCTTTTGGTAATTTCAAGGAATTAACCAAGCAAATGGTGAAATCGAATGCAATGGTGAAATATTTAGATAATGTCGATAATAAAAAAGGCAAATACAACGAAAATCTAAGTCGGGAATTACTTGAATTATTCACTATCGGAATCGGGAATTATTCTGAAAGCGATATCAAAAACGGCGCAAGAGCTTTGGCAGGGCTAAATTACGGAGATGATGGTGCAGTTTATAGACCATTTGCAGAAGACAATACCGATAAAACTTATTTTGGGAAAACCGGAAATTGGAAAGCCGATGATTTAATTGATATAATTTTCGAACAGAAAAACATTCCGTATTTAATTACCCGAAAGATTCTAAAATGGTTTATTTATGATAATCCACCAGAAGATTTGGTTGCCTATTATGGGGATTATTTTCGAAAGAAGAATTTCGAAATTGAACCTCTGCTAACTAAAATTTTCACAGAAGAATATGCTAAAGAAAATTTGGGGACAAAAATCAAAGATCCGCTCGTTTATATTCTGCAATTAATCGAGGAATTAGAAATCAAGGATTTTGATAATGGTTTAATTGTGTTATTCCTGAGACAACAAGGAATGGATTTGTATAATCAGGTAAATGTAAAAGGCTGGGATGGCGGAAATTCATGGCTGACTTCCCAAATATATTTGCAGCGAAATAACACTTCTGATTTGCTTTGCAGTGGAAGAAGTATTTCGAGGAAAATATTAAATACAATGAGTGGAGAAGGAGAGCAGCCAAAAGCAGAATTCGAGAAAATTGATATAAAAATTGATTTTGACTCCAACGGAAATAATAAAACAATCATTGCCGAATTATCCAGCAGATTATTATTTAAAGTAAATGATTCAATGCAAAAAGATATGGAGAATTTACTTAAATATGATTTTGACCCGAAAGAGGAGCACGCCAATTTTGCTGTAATAAGGCTCTTTAACTACATTACAAAACTACCCGAATATCAATTAATTTAG
- a CDS encoding DUF1501 domain-containing protein, which produces MNRRNFLTLTGTFTGGMLVLPDFLHAYGSQNNLVIGEQCIVFVQLNGGNDGLNTFIPYDNPLYYDYRTKIALNRDTVIGKNKGMAFHPSLKDFAQMQQNGDLTVIQNVGYPEPIRSHFRSQEIWQTATDSNKYINEGWLGRYLDLQCNGHQATAGINLDSIDNLALKGMEPNSITVKDPNRFKVKSEKEESVTLCDNPQLDFVRKIANSVTEGSNEIQKALAKSKSEITYPKTDLSKNLEWIGRLIKGNLNSKVYYTSLGGFDTHDNQLAIHEKKLTDLNDALYSFYQDLKQAQLLQNVTIVVFSEFGRRVKDNGNGTDHGTAAPMFIIGGNNKGTILGNNPDLSNLDNGDLKYEIDFRSVYASLLQQKMDFDYSKIGILNKPVSGLF; this is translated from the coding sequence ATGAACAGAAGAAATTTTCTAACGCTTACGGGAACATTTACAGGTGGAATGCTTGTGCTTCCTGATTTTTTACATGCTTATGGTTCACAGAATAATTTGGTAATTGGAGAGCAATGTATTGTTTTTGTACAGTTAAATGGAGGGAACGACGGATTGAATACTTTTATTCCGTATGATAATCCATTATATTATGATTATAGAACGAAAATTGCTTTGAATAGAGATACTGTTATTGGGAAAAATAAAGGAATGGCATTTCATCCTTCTTTAAAAGATTTTGCTCAAATGCAACAAAACGGAGATTTAACCGTAATCCAAAATGTGGGTTATCCCGAGCCAATTCGTTCTCATTTTCGCAGTCAGGAAATTTGGCAAACCGCAACAGATTCTAATAAATATATAAATGAAGGCTGGTTAGGAAGATATTTGGATTTGCAATGTAACGGACATCAGGCAACTGCCGGAATAAATCTGGATTCTATTGATAATTTGGCATTGAAAGGTATGGAGCCTAATTCGATAACAGTAAAAGACCCAAATAGATTTAAGGTAAAATCAGAAAAAGAAGAGAGTGTAACATTGTGTGATAATCCTCAATTAGATTTTGTTCGAAAAATTGCCAATTCAGTTACAGAAGGTTCAAATGAGATTCAGAAAGCTTTGGCGAAATCCAAATCAGAAATCACTTATCCTAAAACAGATTTATCCAAAAACCTCGAATGGATTGGCAGATTGATAAAAGGCAATCTAAATTCGAAAGTGTATTATACGTCACTTGGCGGATTTGATACACACGATAATCAGCTTGCTATTCATGAGAAAAAATTAACAGATTTAAATGATGCTTTGTATAGTTTTTACCAAGATTTAAAACAGGCTCAATTGCTTCAAAATGTTACAATTGTTGTTTTCTCTGAATTTGGAAGAAGAGTAAAAGACAACGGAAACGGCACAGATCACGGAACTGCCGCGCCAATGTTTATAATAGGAGGAAATAATAAAGGAACTATCTTAGGCAATAATCCTGATTTGTCTAATCTGGATAATGGCGATTTAAAATATGAAATTGATTTTAGAAGTGTTTATGCTTCTTTGTTACAACAGAAAATGGATTTCGATTATTCTAAAATTGGGATTTTGAATAAACCGGTTTCGGGATTGTTTTAA